GGAGCAGCTTCGGGCCCGGCTCTCCGAGAGCCAGCAGAGCCTGCAGGGCTGCGCTGCTGAGCTGCAGCAACTCCAGCACGAACATGACACCCTGCTGGAGCGCCACAACAAGATGCTCCAGGAGACGGTCGCCAAGGAGGCGGAGCTCCGCGAGCGGTgagggggagtggaggaggcgAAGGCTAAATGAAGCGGCGTCACAAGGGTCGCACTTGACTGCATTTAGCTCCACACGACTGGGAGTGGTTTCATCGGGACACATACCGTCGACGCACATATGCCACTTCAAGCTACATTTAGAAACAGCTTGAATATGAGTTAATAAAGTCATGTTGCTATGGatctggcgggggggggggggtgctgtctTAGTGCCCCCTCAAATTAATCTTAAAATTGTCGTAAACATCGTATCCCATGGTGCATGGTGTTGAAAATGTGAGCGCTACAAACACTCAATACAATGTATCCGGTGCTTTACATATAATTGTCCCATAGTTAGTCGAGAtatacaattaaaatatatctgttaaAAATCCCTTTCAGGCTTCTTTCTGTGCAATCCGAGAACATGTCTCTGCGCACGGAACAAGCCCAGGCCCAAGCAGAGCTGCAGGCCCAGGCAGAGGCCCAGAGACTGGCCTTCCGAGAGCAGGTGAGGCACCTGCAGGACGAACAGCGGTCCACCGTGGAGACTCTGCACGCCCAGCTCAGCCGGCTGGAGGAGCAGCTCTTCACCTTACAGAGCCAGAGCGGTAAGGAGCAGCCGTTCATCATGGCTATAATCAAATACTCACCAGTCAATCTTATGACACAACGGAATTATACGAGGAGATGATTGCAATTATTTAAGATGTAGAACTATTTTGTACAAACAGAATAACGCATTTTAATTGTAATGGGCatttaataaaatgttataaaaattgTGATACATTACGGTGTACAGTAGTATTGGGAGTTAGCTGACCCTGAAccaatatataaatgtattgtaGATATTGTCTGTGAGAATTTGTGTGAATGCTTTTTCTCTCCCGGTAATCAATAACCTGGGAGGTTATTATGGCTAGGCTGGAGGAGGGTAGTCTGGTTCTGCTCCCATCAGTTGTTGTTTGTCAGGCTATTGggaaaatacaatataataacacAGAGTGGCAGGCAGAGGGAGTTGACATCCTGTTGAAGAAATGTTGTTGCATGAGAGCATTTGAAAGTCATGAAGAAGAATTGGTTTAAAGGGATTGGGTTGCTTTCAGGGTAGCATGGTTTCATGGTACCTAAGGTCTTTCATCACCTCCCACACAGCTAATGTCTGGCGCTCATCAGAGCAAAACCAACCAGAAAACCACACAGTAGAAATTCCAACAGGGGGTATGTTGTTTAGTCTACCATTCTGTCTAGACACAATCAGTCTAGACTTATCAGGTGTGAGGAAGGGTACTGTTCTTGTCCCACACCTCGCAAAGCACGTTTATAGCTGTGCACTATGATAGATGACTATTATGATATAATAGTCATATATCATTTTAATGACATACATAGCTCACCCCTAGGCATTTGGAGATTGTATTAGTGGAACCCTGTTTCATAGATAGTTTCATGCTACCATTGTATGTTTGCCCATTCCGCACCAGTCGCACGCCACACGCCTTACCATCCCTGTTCGAGGGATCCTGCTGGATTTTTGGAGCTTTTGAAATTTGGCCTGTAAAACCAGCTTTCACTTGACGTGATATACTTGTTCACTGCCATTATCTGGATACTCAGAACCCAATAGTACTAGATTGTAACGTTTGGATTAAGCTCATCTCTAGTGCCGTCACTTAGTCACGATCTTTATTTCGTTCCAGTGTCTCATATCACAAATGTTTACCCTTCCTCTCAGGTTCTCCGTCCATCCAATCCAGCCGGAGGCCCCGAATGTCTGACCTCCAGCGCAGGAACCCTGACCTGAGTCATGGTGGGCCAGGGAGCATAGACCTCCAGACCACAGCccgggaggagggcgagggcaTGGAAACCGCGGAGACGGAGAACCCCCTCCAGCCACATCCTCCCCTGCCTTCTTTAGAGCTGCTTCTCGGCTCCCCAGACCCTAAGCAAGGTGCGCACACGTGTTTTATGACTGAATGACCACGACACTAATGATCACTAACGCCATTATAGTTCAATTCTGATTCATATAATTTTGACTACATAGCAGTTACTCAACTGTTCCTCTACATCCGTTTTGCTGCCAGAACCATTTGTATGGACCGTGGAGCCTACCAAGCAAGAGTTGAGCCAACAGCTGACCACAGCAGCACGCAGTATGGAGCATATGAACAGCCTGCTGCACGAAACGGAAGCCACCAATGCAGTCCTCATGGAGCAAGTTACAGTATGTATAAACACAACAATTCAGAAAAACTCAGCACCGCAACATCAATTCACCATCATTGGAATTTATTTGAAACAGTTGTTGGTAAACTACCAATTGTTTCCCCTTACAATTGATTCCACAGATCATAAATACAATTGGTTTCATGACAAATTGTTTGACATAATCTTTGGTACCCAATTGTTCAATTAGAGTGGTCGATATGCCCCAACAGTTACATCAAACAATTGAGCATTGTTTATTGTCCCTTCTTTGTCCAAAAGAAAATAGAATATATTGTCCTTAATCTTGAGTGGAATAAACGAGGGGGACTCGTTCCTGTGGGCGTGGCAGGCGACGCGGGACAGAGGCACTGTTATTTGCCGACCTTTGTCAGGTCCCAGGGGGGACTGGGTCGCCACTGTCACCATCTTGCCTCCTTGGTGCAAAATCACCCGACTCACAGAACGGCGACAAAACAGGACGCCAAGTCCTATGATGCCTGCTCCCACCGCAAGACACCCTCCTGTAAACCCGTATCTCCAAACACTTCTTCCTAAATTGATATCGAAGCTCCAAAACCCGGCAAGGCCCGTGGTGGTAACTTTGCGTTGTTCTTTTAAAGAGCTGTCGTTTCTTAAACCAGTGTAAGCGAAATGTGCAAGGTAGGTCCAGAAGAGAGTCTGAGCGCCGCAGAAGGTCGCCAGGAGGCGTACGAAGCGTGTTCGGTCGTGATGGAACAGAACGACGTCTCTGGAGATCTTGGTTGATGTGCAATAGCAGCGCCCGGGTTGGGTTAAATCCCTGCGGTATTTTGGACAGCGCAGTCCGGACAGTACATGTGGCAACTCGATCCCGATCAGGCATTTAATACGACTATAGACGTCCTTCGTTTGGTTTGTTGATAGATTCGGTGGCGACAACGGCTTACTTTGCGGGATTTCCCTCAGTACTTTGGCGACAGTTTGTTGAATACTTAGCAGTCGAACCCGAACTTGGATCGAATTCCATTGATTCGACTTACAAAATAAACGAAAGAATCCCATCCTTCGATATGAACGGCTTGAAACGAAGACGCTTCTTTATTCAACAATTGCGAACTTGTATTTCCTGACACCTTACGAACAGGGCGCCGCCATACTAGATTTTCGATGCCGCGTCATGAACTACAGGGAGCGAGATGGTCCAGAAAACCTAGTGGCCTCGATCTAAGGAacgtttaaaaaaatgtatggatGTACACATGCTTACGGCCAAACCATATCAAAAGTACACTATTCAACACTTGTTTATGCATCATTTCATAATTTTACTTTTACAGCCAACTGTAAATAATTTTATTTGTTGATAATAAGCACTATCGTAAAAATATTCTAGGAGTAAGTGACATCCGAGGTCCTCAACATCCACCCACCTTACTTAAGCAAACAACCCCCCTTCTACTTATACAACAGAACATTTTACAGGCAACAATTCTCTCATAGTTGCTGTTTAATGCAGAGGATAAAACTAATGTGTATCTGTCGCTCCCTAGCTGCTCAAGAGCGAACTGCGGCGCTTGGAGCGTAACCTGGAGAGGGACAAGAGCGTGTCGAATATGGAGTACTTGAAGAATGTGTTGCTGCAGTTCATCTTCTTGAACTCTGGTACCGAACGACAAGCCCTGCTACCGGTCATTCACACCATGCTGCAGCTCAGCCCTGAGGAGAAGAGCAGGCTGGCAGCAATAGCACAGGGTACGCATATTTTACCCATCTATGCACAATGCCActctgtttatgtgtttttgCTCACACGATATTGCGTCTCTTATTTTCTCTGTTGACAGGTCAGCCAGACGTATCGGGGTCCAGGGGCGCTGGATGGTCTTCGTATCTCCACAGCTGGTCTGGAATCAGATAGATAGACAACATAATAGGGTGGGAAAATGTAATCAGGAACATACTACTAGATCTGGAAATCATACTGGTGATGTGTTTTGTTAATGTCCACTtgtatatacatgcatataaaACTATCTTCCTGACAGTAGTTACTTATAGCCCAGGTCAAGTCATCACATATTTGGGTCGACATGACCAAATTATGGCATTGCAAAAGGTATCAGTGCGATTTACTTTAtttcatatttgtgcattttctTTAAGTGGCAACTCATCTCAGAGCCAGCTAGCATTTATACTTAGGTTGTGCTGCTACATCGGTATGTGGAAGaatcataataatatatattttataaatgatcACTGTATGTGAGCccgagaccagaccagaccagacaaTACCAATAATACAATTTAGTTTGTTAAAGATGCCTGATGAATGTTAAGCCAAATGTTGAAATGATGGGCATCTATGCTCTTCGAGGCATTCTGTAATGTGAACCTTACTTTTATTATTTAAGTGTTTTATATGTGTGGAAATATGGTAATAaaattacattatatattttgggTTATGGGTCCAGTATTGTCATGTAATGTTAAAAGATTGTTCCATTTTGGGGAATTCATGGCTGTTAACATCGAATAAATAGATGTCACGTGTGGTCATTATTACCCACATtgttactttttatttattggtAAGCAGTGTTTGTTTGGTAAGTTTAAATACTTTCTTCGATATTTTCTTAATTCATTCTTGGTATTATTTATGGTTGCTATAGTTTTTGTTAATAATTTGTTTATGTGTCCCCACTACCGCCTCTAGAGGCCAAAAAGTATAGGCTATGGATTCCTCTcaatctttttgtgtgtgaaagTTGTAAGCATAGGCCTAGAAATAAAACAGGAATTCAGGATGATCATTATTACCATAAATGGTTATATCACACAAAACAACgaataaaatgaaatgtatttGCAGTATCAATTGAAATTAGGAAACAATACAAATTGGTCATAAAGTTGACAAGTTAAAATGGATATTTTACAAACTTACAAATGCAATACCTCTTGGCTCGATTGAGAAAACTTGTGCTCATAATTTGGCAAAAATAAGTAGGGAGTTAACTCCATATTCTAAATGTATACTACTGGGGAATGGTAATAGCTAAATAGGTGAGGTTTTGCTTATACTGTGTGTGCATAAAGAAATAACATTTGTAATGGAATTTGTTGCGCATTTATAAAAAGATGAATCAGTGTTGCCTTACAGAATATAGCCCACATACAGACACTAAAAGAGTCTTCTGTAAATTTGACATTTTACGATTAACCGGTTAAAGGTTAATCATTGTAACCTTTCATTATTGTAATAAATTGACATCCTTTTTCTTTATGTGAAATGCAATACCTGGCaataaagatgtttttttttccaagatACGTCCTCAATATGTGCTCTCCAGCTTAATTTATCGTTTATTTGAACGATACATCTATCATGATGACAACATTTTCTGTTTGTCATTTAATATCCATAGGATTAATGACCATAAGCCGCTTTCTACTGTTACACAACTTGGTCTTAAATAAAGTGAGATGGAGCTGGGGCGAGGGTTTGCTAGCAGACGGTGCCAAGGCTACACATCATCAACACTGATGCTGTGTGGGGTGGGTGGCGTTGCGAATCTTGAAAAATCCAGGATGCCTGAGAGCCTTACTGCATTATACTCCATAATAGTTGTTTCTTTAGGAAcctgaatgttgtcttttccttcacagaaaaaaaaatatttccactaTAAAATGATGCAGACTATCTGCAGGCACAGATAGATGAATAAAAATCCACCAGTatgcaggaaattaagtgtttgaCGCTTAAAAGTTTCTAGGGGagcacccccataccccccacctataatttgtctcctaaaatgttgaaatgaaacctAGCCTATAGGGCTGtcattttttccaaaaatgaaattcgaacgaatttcgaatgtccataattaattcgaatacattcgaatacattcgaccccccccccccccccccccatagaacaCGACAACAGTCTTGATTTTTTATGTTGCTCTTTTTATTTCTTGTGGAAATCACGTATACCTACTGAATTCATAACAGCACaggataaaaacacatctttgataacacatttgtaaacacaacaagaggaatctccgacacacaagtgcggctgtcttttacacattaacaataactcgcGCGGCTGTACACTCTGTGCTGCTCCGCTCGGCAGTTGTTCCTCTGCTGCTACATTTCGGTGGTAAGCTAGCAGATATGTGCGCAAATTTGATGTTGTCGATAAGAACGACAGCTCTCTTTTACAAAGACGACAAACTgccttgtctttgtttgtgactTTTCCACCCACGGTGTAaaagccaaaatgcttccataCGCTGCTTTTTAAATGTGATGGTGTCGGTATGGTCCGCTCAGCATTGTACTCCTCGCAATTCTCCATTTTTAATAGCAATTTTTTAATAGCTGTATCTCGGTTCGCGTTCTCTTCAGTTACGTTTTGTTTCAAAGCCCTCTTGGCCTATCTGTATCGAATGTTGATTCAACATTCGATACTAGAggtgtccgatattatcggcccaccgatattatcggcccgatattagcataaaaatttaatatctgtcaatatcggtatcggattttctttgccttaaaaccgattttattttatttttt
The window above is part of the Gadus morhua chromosome 20, gadMor3.0, whole genome shotgun sequence genome. Proteins encoded here:
- the tmem223 gene encoding transmembrane protein 223, which codes for MGFFRLFCKSNQWNSIQVRVRLLSIQQTVAKVLREIPQSKPLSPPNLSTNQTKDVYSRIKCLIGIELPHVLSGLRCPKYRRDLTQPGRCYCTSTKISRDVVLFHHDRTRFVRLLATFCGAQTLFWTYLAHFAYTGLRNDSSLKEQRKVTTTGLAGFWSFDINLGRSVWRYGFTGGCLAVGAGIIGLGVLFCRRSVSRVILHQGGKMVTVATQSPLGPDKGRQITVPLSRVACHAHRNESPSFIPLKIKDNIFYFLLDKEGTINNAQLFDVTVGAYRPL